From the genome of Tripterygium wilfordii isolate XIE 37 chromosome 6, ASM1340144v1, whole genome shotgun sequence:
TTCAAGTAACAGTGTCGGCAATGAAAATGATGACGGTGATGGGATCTCTCTCCCGTTGAGTTACAGTAAATTGGTGGAAAGGTAGATGCTTCTCGCCATGATCTGCCCTCATCACAATTGGTTTTATATGAAACTTAGAACCAAAAGTAGGAAGCTCTGTGTGGTATTTGTCTGAACTTCCCATTTTCATATTTCCTTgatcttttcattttttatgcCTCTCACTTATAATTTGCATAAAATAGACTCTCTTACCATGTATTCTTACTATTATAACAAGAATGTAAAAAATCAGTCTTGATACTCACCTTTTGTTTTCTGAAGACAAACTGACTTCCCAAGGAATGgacttttctttttgaaaccAAAACTTCTGCCCCTCTCGGCGTTGATTAAGAAAATTGACTCCTTCCCCAATATTTGGGGAACTTTCTACTGGGACTTTTCACAAAGTGTATCAGGTACTGCCTACATATCGTAATTGGCCTATTCACGAGTTTATTGATGACGTGCAACAGTTTCTCTGTTGAATGAATCTAGTTATAATTGATGCTAACTTGATCACTTAGTTGTTAGAATCAGTAAAAGCAAATGTGAATAACAACCTGAAGTGAAAtccatgttattttcaaaaattttgaggaGTTTTACTAACTCTGTGAAAATTGGTTGCTGTGCTCTTCTCTTCCTATGCAGTGGGACTTGCATTTTGCACTAAATAAATCTTTTCTAAAACTTTCTTTTTGGATGTCTTATCTCATTTTCTTAAATCTGCTATGTCATATTTACATCAGGTATTCTCATATTGAGAAGGATCATTTGGTGAAGCTTCTAAAGCAATTGATAATGTTTACAGCCTCTCCTGGGCATGGCAAGGTTGGAGACAGTGCTCCAAATGCAGCTGATGTTCCTACATTGCTGGGATCTGATTCCTTTTCGCTTCTGAATTGTATGTGAAGCACAATAATTTACTTTACTCAATGCAACTTGTTTGTTAAGGGAAACTATTTGGAAAAAGAAATGAGCAATACACTTCCTATATATGTAAAGTCATCTTGGATAAGAAGGATCTTTGTTTTTTGATCCCTTTCAACTGTTCGTGACACTATATTTTGGAATAAACTATTATATCTTAAGAAATTTGCTTGAATGATTATCCCGAGGCTTAAAAATCACTGCATACCATtcatttattctctctctctctctctctatatatatatatatatttatagagagagagagaatatatatatatagagagagagagatgttcAAACAAGGGGAATAAAGAATGCAGCTGTGCTTTAATGATAGGTCATGGTTTGAACATTTTACTTCTTTAATGGTATAAGAGTACTTTTGTGGCAATAGCCTGGATGAGATCTCCTCAATATTGATGAGTGATGTTTTTAACTGACTGACAGCTGCAAAAATCCATAGTAATAGCCATAGAGCATGCCAAGTAAGAATATTCTGGAAAATTTATTAAGCCTCTATTTCTGTcaactgctcttcatgttattACCCCAAATTACTTAGGTTATGAGCATCTATTTGTTTTTCTATACTAGGAGGttccctaacatttttattcttgttcttcaatatttatttatttccctTTGAAgtcctttatttctttttttctcaggTGATAGGAGGGTGGAGAATAAGCGAGTTAAGCCTCTACCTGCATACATGCGGTGGCCTCATATGCAGGCCGATCAAGTGCGTGGGCTTTCTTTGAGAGAAATTGGAGGTGGTTTTACGAAGCATCGTCGTGCACCATCTATTCGTTCTGCATGTTATGCCATTGCTAAACCGTCGACGATGTTCCAAAGGATGCAGAATATGAAGAAATTACGAGGGCACCGAGATTCCGTCTATTGTGGTATAGTTTTTTCATCTAGTTTGAAGTTGACAggcgattttttttttggaattagACAATGCCTACAAATTATGAGTGGATGTTAGAAGCATGCTGTTGCTTTAATTGGTACATGGTtgatttagtatttttttccctttagtATACTTCAATGACACAAATATATCTTTGTGGGGCTTGCTGTAGATTATTCTCTTGAACAGAATACcacatttaattaatttttgaaagtaaaaaataagtaaATGCATATGATGGCTCTTATGTGTTGGGAAATGTTGACTAGGGTTGGTCGAAAATTATGTAAAACCTTTTTATTTCGGAGGCAATTCACCTGGTAGAAAGTAGAAAATGTCTTACTTGGTATTCTCAAGAGTAAGAGTTAAATTCGTGTACTTTTAAACTCAATGTTAAATAACTGTTTAATTcgttttttaaaatcaaaatacaGTTTTTTTTAGCGTATCATGTACTTTTATTATCTTAAGGATTGTGATATCACAGATATCAATTGCTTTTAAGATGGCATGTGTTTGTGATTTTTGGGCTTATGGGGTAAAGAAAGCGGTGAAAGTTCTTTAGTCCTCTTCCATTCCCCCATAAGGTAACTTTTATTCCTACTTTGGGCTCTTGGGAGCAAACATTACACATGTTGAACATCGAGCTTGAGACACGTCATGGTTAAAGGTGGGCACAATGAGTAAGAGAAAAGAATGATTGAGCTTTTGGGGGGATGTCTATTACCTCATGGTGGTTATTAATTGTAGCATTTTGTAGGTTTTTTAGGGATGTGCTTGAGACTTGAGTTTCAAAGATTTGGATTTATGGGATTTAACTTGTGAAAACCAGTTATGGATGAATGTACgatccatgatagaaataaATGTAGAAAACGAGTACACGTGGTGGATTGCCGTTGATGttttcataaactcatgtagttaaccccaaacttttgggataactTGTGAAAACCAGATCTGATTGTGCATGGAAAATGCACACAGATGCAGTAGATGGAGCAAGACCAATGTTTTTCACAGCATTGCACCTTGACTCATTTGGCTTACTATCGTTGGCATCTTAACTAGGTTTAGAATTGAATATACAATCTTAAAGAAAGCCGCTAGACTAGTGACATTTTTGTGAACGTTTTGTCAATTAGAAAGCTCTTTTTATGTAtgttaccatatatatataagagcgGCTAAGAAAGAGAGTTTTTCTGATATTCCATGGATAGAAATTCCTGATACTAGTAAATGGACTATAAATCAATCTTTCACGTTCAAAACCCGGATAATGCAACTATAGATCCTTTATAATCTATAGTCTATTCTCTCATAGGCCATCATCAGGGCCCACACCAGCAAGTGAAAAGTTTCAAGATATCATTGACAGCTAATAACTAAAGGAAACCTAAATatgcaaaattaaaaatattagtcTAAATGAATATTCCCGAAATTACCTGAAAGATGACCATgttgaagaaaattttagaaGTTCATCAAAATTGTAATTTATGATGTTTGAATACCATTTGATTTCTATGttaagtatttttatttttatgttatacTCTATCTTGTTTACTTTACTGTTTTCGATCTCGGTGCACTTTTTTAGTTTTATACTTCCTTCTTGGGATTTGTTAGATGAATGATTACACATAATAGATCTTGAAGGATTCTATATTGTGCTTCTTCAGCTATATTTGATCGCACAGGGAGATATGTAATTACTGGTTCAGATGATCGTCTTGTTAAGATTTGGTCAATGGAAACGGCTTACTGCTTAACCAGTTGTCGTGGACATGAAGTGAGTTTGAATTGCTTATATTGTTCTAATGCCAgtatatattttaattcatatCCTGCATAACTTGTTTGCCCTTTTCGTTATATGGACTTCAGGGTGACATTACTGACTTGGCCGTTAGTTCTAACAATCTTTTGGTGGCTTCTGCTTCAAATGATTTTGTCATTCGAGTTGTGAGAACATCTGACCTCAACTTCTATATATGCCTGTATTTAATCCTTCGATGACAGGGATTTTCTTTGTGGTATATTGCAGTGGCGAATACCAGATGGAGCACAAATTTCGGTTTTACGTGGGCATACTGGATCTGTTACTGCCATTGCGTTTAGTCCCAGGCCTACCTCTGTCTACCAGCTTTTATCGTGAGCCCTACCCTTTTGTTGCTCCTGTATAGTTATTTTCTATTTCAGCTGCCAATGACCGACTTAAGTCTATTTGGACCTTGTTCCTGTTTGATTTTCAGCTAATTATCATTACTCTTTTGATCCTTTAAAGTGTATTTTTCTAATGTGTTGCATGTCTAGAAGGCAGCGACTATGGATTGCAGAAAATTCTTTTGTTGTAAACTTATAATTCTTTTGGCATTCTCTGTTACTTCATTAATGTGTAGGTCATCAGATGATGGAACTTGTCGAATCTGGGATGTAAGGTCTTCCCAATGCAGTCCACTCATTTACCTACCAAACCCTAGCGCTGCTATTGGTTAGATGATTGTTTCTATATTGTTTCTCGATTGCTAACTGCATTACCAGTGATATCGCGAATTAGTGCTGAGAAGTTTCGTACAGGTAAGAGCAATGGCTCATCTATCCATGGATCCTTATTCAGTAATGGTTTACAGAGCCACCAAATTCTCTGCTGTGCTTATAATGCCAATGGAACTTTTTTTGTCACCGGAAGCTCTGACACGTATGCAAGAGTGAGTATAGACATGGGATATCTTCAAAATTTGCATGATTCGTCAGTTATTCTCTTGCTTTCTGTGGCTAGAGCTTTTATGTGTGACATCTTTACGAAGAATTAGGTATTTCCAGGTCTGGAGTGCTTGTAAACTTAATGTTGAGGACTCGGAACAACCCATTCATGAGTTAGATTTACTATCTGGCCATGAAAATGATGTCAATTATGTGCAATTTAGGTTAGTAAGTCCTTTTTTGTTGATGGTGTCTTTTTGCTGAATCTTGTCTGACTAAACTGCTTCACTTCTGCAGCGGTTGTGCAGTGCCCACAAGATCATCAACTTCTGACATTGTGAAGGAGAACATTCCAAAGTTCAAAAATTCCTGGTCTGTTCATTGTTTGTAGAGTGTTAGGTTCAGCGTGTATTCTTCATTCAATCTGCtcgcaatttttttatttttcgtatTTAATAGCACAGCATGTTGCATGCTTCTTGTCTGATAGTTATTCCTTGAATCGAATTGTCCTTAGGTTCTGTCATGACAACATAGTTACCTGTTCTCGTGATGGTAGTGCAATAATCTGGATTCCAAGATCACGTAGATCCCATGTGAGTCCTATTCTATTTGTTTATGTTGACATTTTGGACCTTGGGGGAGCCCCTTACATGAGCCTATAATTGGGAGGCAAGGGGATGGGTGGCCCATTCTTTCTCAAAAGTCATGGCTCATGAGTTGGATCCAAACACTCACCTTATAAGCCACTCACCATctccatattttttttcaatatgggATTCTTGTGTGGGTTCCAACAGTTTACAATGGAAGTGATTGTCGATAATGCTTTCTTTTGAGGATAAGTGTTCCCTTGAGTTCATCTGTTCATTGTTTTAGGGAAAAATTGGACGCTGGGTACGTGCTTATCATCTAAGAGTTCCACCTCCACCGTTGCCTCCTCAACCTCTTCGAGGAGGGCCGCGCCAGAGATTACTTCCAACACCTCGGGGTGTCAATATGATCATATGGAGCCTGGATAATCATTTTGTTCTTGCAGCTATAATGGGTAAAATAATTGCTATTGGTTTGTGCTTATGTGCTTAAAAAGTTAGTTTAAAGATAGAATGTTTCTAGTCCTAAGATAAAatgtttattagtgttttttCGTCAACTGTTAAGTCAAAAACTGATGGTATATCTTGACTGCCACGGATGCTTACAGAAATTAATTCTTTGTCTAATGATTTATGTAGGGCCAAAACTTgttatttgaaaattaaatggcttcctttttcttttctgttcttttcttttttccctctcttttacTTTATTATTCGTTCTTGTTTGTGGCCCTTCATCAAAGCAACTGATATTTAATTTCTGCAGTTGGGCCACCTCTAGGACATAATCATGAAGTAATTTGTTAATCTGCCTCTAATTCTATATTGGCAAAAGGAAGTAAACATTAACAGTGTCTGCCATAATTCTGCACCATATGTGATAGATGGCATTCGGGTTCTCTAATAGTGTGGGCTGGGGTTTATGGGATATGGGAGATTATTACCCCAATTTTATTGCCAGGCCAGCGGCTTCCTGATAAACCAAGTAACTTTTTCTTGATAGTTAGTTTTATGATGCAACGTTCTAGAATCTACTACCTGCTTCACCAGTCCAACTTCCCCTCTAACATTATGGGAATGGTTCTTCAAAGACTGACTGCATTTGTATTTAAAGGTCTTTTTTAACCGCCCTCTGGTAAGACACCCAATGTGCTTCAGCCAATTAAGGGAAACAATAAAGCGAAAAACTCGTGCTAAGTGCCTGgtgctttgaatttttttaagagTAGTAGGCTTGTACCTCTTCAGGAAAAAGGGCTGAGGCTTTTTTTTTGtggggggggggtggggggggggagCTCATGGCTGAAGTGATACTTGATTTGAACTTTTTTCGTAACATCTGAGTGTAATGGTTCTTAGACTTTAAAATCCCCATAAGAGAAACACCAAGCATGTGTGGAAATGTTAATGTTGTTGCTAATTTGGATCTGTTACTATTATAGCTCATCGAGAAAAAATGTATCCAAAGTTTTATCTCGATCTACAACCCTGAGTTGACTTTATAAAGACAAAAGGTTGGATACAAATTCTTCTCTTTTGAGAACTTCATCCTTGGATAATCTTTCAGTCAAATTGGTGGTTGTATCTTTCAGGATGTTGGCTTTATagttttctttacttttcttccCTCATATCCTATTATTGGTTGCAGATTGCAGAATATGCGTTTGGAATGCTGTTGATGGTAGCTTAGTTCATTCCCTGACTGGTCACACTCAATCTGTAAGCAGTTTCAAGACTTTTGCTCTATGTATTGTTTTCTCTGTACTTGATGGTTGTCAATATTTTGGGTCAGAAATCTGTGTAGTTAAATTCAACACAATACGATTTTTGACGAAATTGATGATCCAATAGCCAAGGTCCAGTTCTCGTTCATTAACTGATTATAATTGGATAGAAAAAGCTTCAACACTGAATCTGGCAATTAACTAATTATAACTGATTATCTTTGTGTATTTCATTTCATTCTATTCATTAGAATCATATTTTGTTGTTATATATCATGTTACGTGCACTTTCTTTTAGGTTAAGGATATTGCGACAGAAAACttagaaaaatgaaattatcaTCTCACAAATATTGTATTTGAGTTCAAGTTTGGAACAAGTTGATGGATTCAAATTCTATATCTGATTCttatgaaatttgaatttgaatttcagtttttgaatttgaatcaAATTTGAAATTCTATATTTCAGTTTTAATAATATGATTTGGGTTTTGATATTTTCCAATTTCTTAATGTAAATATAGCTGACTAATGAACCAAATTGCAAATATGTACGGGTTCAACGTTAGTGATGTCATGATCATTACCATATCATATCTAACCTAAAAGCTGGAAAAATAAGTGAAAATATATTACTAATATATATGCTGATATACATATAGGAGGTTAAAGAgtatcaaataaaataatttatgattgAATATTCTAATCACTTGTATGGATGTCTGTCAATATATGAACTGCTATCCTAAGCTTGTTTTTGCTCATGAATAAGATAAACTGGTTTTCAGGGTGACATTGGGATGTTGGGAACTTGTTGAAAATATATCGCGTGttcttattttaatattatgccATAGGTCAGGTGGTCAAATGCCTTTTAATATGGATTTCATTTTTAAACTCTTGTAAGAATCGTCTTGCTGTCTTGGTTACCAATTGGGATCCCTAGATATATAGCTCTTTATGCATGGTGACATTAATTTATTTGTGCTACTTGTGCTGCTCCAGCGGGATTAAAATTTTGTCCTTGTTTTGCTTTAATGTCTTACTGATATTTTGTTTGAGTTCTTGGCAGTCTTATGTTTTAGATGTTCATCCTTTCAATCCTCGGATAGCCATGAGTGCTGGCTATGATGGGAAAACCATAGTTTGGGATGTAagcttttgtttctctttaagTATTTCATGCTGAATGGctgatatttttatttcatttccaACTGTTTTTTAGCACTTTAATTTGCTTTATTTCCAGATATGGGAGGGCTCTCCTATCAGGACATATGAAGTTGGGCCCTACAAGTTGGTTGATGGGAAGTTTTCTCCGTAAGTGGAATGTTGAATATCTTATGATTGGATcctgtgttttcttttcttacttTAACAAGTAATTCATGACGTGTGATATTTGTGCATTTAATAGTTGTTATTCTTTAGACCTATTATGGTAGCACTCTTAGGGTTAGTAACTTGTCATTTTAGTTGAAGCAGATGGGCCATAAAGCTAGTCATGCACTAATACTTGACTTAATAATAATATAGGTTAAAGGCGGATACCGAATATGTCTCTGCCAGCATTCAAGGAGTCATATGAGCATTTAAGAGTGTTTGGTATCTGTTAGATTAATAGTTAAATAACGgattctttcatttttcatttgccTTAACTTCTGGAATACATGGTGTTTCACATGTTACAGGGGCCCATGGTCACTGCCAAGTCCTGAGTTCAGCATTTAACAGCTCCCAATTAAAATAAATTGTCAGTTGTTGAGCCTCTCAATTTAAGTGCAAGTTCAGCCCACATCTGAGGCTCAGTGTTAGAATAAATAGTTATCTTAGACAAGTAACATATTCACTACTAGCTTATTGTTAGGTCTCTCAATTTAAGAGCAAGTTCAGCACACACTTGAGGCAGAGTGTTAGAATAAATAGTGATCTTAGACCAGTTCATATTCACTACTTGCTCCATGTTCTCTAATTTGcttctgagttttttttttgatccaTTGGCCTTGGAAAAGTGCTATTGCGAGACTTGCTCTAGAGAAGTACATTGAGTTAAATATACGGAAATTTCCCTCTTAGTTCTGGCCTCATATGGTGTAGATAGTAATAAAGCCTGGTCTTCATTCCTTGAACAGCACCAGCCTTATGATTCCTGCCTTTTGCAATAattgaatatttattaaatgttttgtgtttgtgtCGAGCAAATCGCTGATAAATCAAACCTTAGCTTTGCTTTGTTCAGCTGCATCTTGTAATTTTTTATCTAAGAACCATTTTGAGAAATCATCTCTTTTTATTTGAGGGCTATTGTAAGAGCATTTTTATTTGGGTGGACAGAGCTTGATTTTGATCCTGGCACTATACAACATGGACTCACCTAATTTAGTGGAATGTTTATTAATCCATATAATTGGTTTATTTTAATAGGATAATTATCAATATTGGGAAAGATTTATTGGAGGGAGTGTTTTTATTCTTGCTCAATTTCGACCAGAAATCATTGAGCTGTTGCGATATTTCCCCTGAATGTTGTATCATTCAATGCTTGGATCCATTAGCAGTTGAACCTTTGGTTGTTAATGATAcagaattaatttattatgtgaCGATCTAATTTGTCTTGGCTATGTGTTCTCTGGATGATGCTTTTTATTCCTGTTTTGGTTCTCTCATCCTCTTTTTTGTCTGCAAAATTTTAATTGATCTTTCAAAGTTGGGTAATTTGATGTCTCCCAGAATTCCCAACCTGCAAACTTTTATATGGATTCTTGACATGGCATTGCTGTATGTCTGTTATTTGCACTGTTAATACATAGTTGTTGCAAGACCTTGGCAGTTAAGGGTCATTAGATGGTAGTGTTGCTTCTTTATGTTAAGAAGTGTTCTCTGTTACATAGGGATGGGACATCGATTGTACTTTCTGATGAGGTAGGGCAGATATATTTACTCAACACAGGTCAGGGTGAGTCTCAAAAGGATGCCAAGTATGATCAGGTACCTACAAATTTTGATCAACTAGTTACCTTCTTTCCCTCGtcctctcttcttttccttcCTCTTTTATCTTTAAGCATGCTTTATGCAATTGATTTATGATGGTTAGTCATTTGCAATATGTGTGGCAGTTCTTTCTCGGGGATTATCGCCCCCTTATCAGAGACAGTTCAGGAAATGTTCTTGATCAGGTTAGTTTCCGCTCATCACAAGGACATAATTGAATGCCTCTTTttgtaaataaattttttatcgGAAACTAAAAATCTCAAGATTTGACATCATTGTGATGGATAATGTCCATtcttttttaattcttattGCAACTGATATTACTTCTCGAGAGTTTTTAATCTTAGTTATGAGCTATGTATTGATGCAGGAGACACAACTTCCTCCTCATCGAAGGAACATCCAAGATCCTCTTTGTGATTCAAGTATGGTtatggatttttcatcaattctTTATGCTATTCTTAGAACTTATTGACATCTGTTCTGATATTATTGGAAATTCTAGGTCTAATTCCTTATCCGGAACCTTATCAAACCATGTACCAGAATCGTCGACTTGGTGCCTTGGGTCTTGAGTGGCATCCTTCATCTATAAATCTTGTTGTTGGCCAAGATATCAGTTTAGGCCAAGATTATCTAATGCCTCCTTTGGAGGATTTGGATAGAATTTTTGAGCCACTACCACAGTTTATAGAACCCATGTACTGGGAACCAGAAAATGAAGCTGTGAGTGATGACCCTGATTCGGAGTACAATGTTGCGGAGGAATGTTTCAGTGAAGGCGAGCGAGATAGTTTGGGTTCCCACTATTCTAGTGAACCTGAACGTAGTGCAGATGACAGTGATCCAGTGGCAGGTAATAAAGATGGTCTTCGCAagtcaagaagaagaaatcatgcCACTGGAGTAAGTAGCTTTCACCTAGTTCACTTTGTGTTTGTGTGCACCGGTGTATATCTGattcttttgattttcagaTGGAGATGACTTCAGGAGGATGTGTCAGAAAGAGAAATTCTGATGAATATGATGGCTCTTTATCTGGAAGCAACAGAGTTAAGAAATCAAAAAGTTGGCGGAAAGCTTCCAAGAGGAAGTCCTCCACAAAATCCTTGAGACCACAACGAGTTGCCGCTCGCAATGCTCTAAGTATGTTctcaaaaatgaatgaaaggtCTACGGATGGGGATGATGTAGATGATTCTGAAGATGATTCTTCAGACAGTGACTTGGTGCTGCAAGATTCAGGGAGCTGGAAATTGGATAGAAACTTCGAGCATCTGAAGGATACACGCAAAGATCAACCATCATTGGTTGGTTCTGAAGATATAGTAAGGACTTCTGAAGTTTCTGAGTTGCAATTAAATTCTGGAAGCAGGAAGAGATTAGTTGTTAAGTTTACTCGTCCTAAAAAGCCCGTCCCTTCAGAAGAAGGCAGACCAATTAGTGGCAAAGAGGCTGATTCTACGAACCCGTCTTTTCAAGAACATACAGAAGAGCACATGGTTGGTATAAGCTCAAAATATGCAGAGTTATCTTCCTCAAATGGCATGGATGATCAGCCATGCCAGAATCACAAAGGTGTTTACACTGCAGAAGGTAGGCATCCTGATAGGGCTGAGGACTGTGCGGTTGAATGTGCAGgtgagaaagggaaaaaaatcggATGGAGAGAGGTTAGGATTTGCACCTCAAAAAGCTCACTATTGGAAGGTGGCATGCCATCTGATGCATACACTGAAAATTTTGATACCCAGAAGGAAAGCTCAAGAGACGTGAATAGGTAAGCTTAACGTGTtaggcttttgaatttttttttcaattgagaaATATTTATTATGGAGGTATGCTTTTGTTTCAGGGAATCCGCTTATATCTAATTTCTCTCATGGATTAATGCACCTAACCCTAAATTGTTTGGGGTCAAAGGCTTTAATGACGATGTTGTTGTGATGCAGGGATGATAAGCAATTTGGAAGTGATGCATTGCAGGAAGCAACTGTTGTGGAAATCAGAAAGCCTTCTCCTGATACTGAGTCGTCACCTCTGATTGACTGTAAACAGAAAGCTGATACTTCCACAACCTCACCTCTAATTGACCACAAACTGAAAGGGAAAGCTGATGCTTCCACAGCCTCCGGTACTGAAAATCTCAAAGAGAACGCTCTACCTAAgttaaaatttataataaaaacgAAAAGTACTTCACATGACTCTAGAAGTCTTTCTAATGTAATAACTGCAGTAGATGAGCAGCACAATGATAGGAGGTATGATGTAATGTCTGGAAGTCACTCATGCATGGTGCATGATCATACTCTGACAGAATCAGAGAAAGGTTCTGGTAGATCAAGTTTTCAGCATTCACTTCAAGCAGATTCAAAGTTGAAGATCGGCAATGTTGttcaggaaaaggaaaaggcaCATGTGGCTAGAACTGATCCATTAGGTTTTTACGGTATTATTGGAGAAGAGACTTCAAGTTTGGCACACTACCATCACTCAGGAACTGATTTATCCGAAGCATCAAGTGACATATTACGTAGGACAAGATCCATGACAATGAAGGCAACTTCGCAAGGGCCAAATTCCAACTGTAGTTTTAAGATGCGAGAAATGCATGGATTCGTGGGATCGTCAAAGAATGAAGGGCGGTTCTCCAAAAAAGCATGTGATCAACAATGGGTATCTGGTTCAAAAGGAGCAGTTAGGTTAAGGTCTTCTAGAAACAAGCAGGGTGACCCAGGCATTTTGACTGGAAAGGAGTCGGAGTCAAATCACGCCATCAGAAAATTATCATGGCTGATGTTGTCAAAGCAGGAGGGGGGTTACTCTTATATCCCTCAGCTTGGTGATGAAGTTGCATATTTAAGACAGGTATTTTCTGATCATTCTCGAATAATTGTTTTATTACTTTCTATTGATTAGTCTTAAGTGtagctttatatatatataattgtttttcAGGGACATCAAGGTTGTATTAGAATGATTGGCTTACCAGATGTAGGCCCTTGGACTAAGGGTAACGTACGTGCGGTTGAGATCTGCAAGGTTAAAAAGCTTTCTTATGCCACTCTTCCTGGTTCTGGGGACTGTTGCTGTAAAATAACATTGAAATTTGTTGATCCTTCATCTGATTTTTTTGGTCAAACATTCGAGTTGACCCTACCTGACCTCATC
Proteins encoded in this window:
- the LOC119999582 gene encoding bromodomain and WD repeat-containing protein 3 isoform X2 translates to MLEKNHFEQPGRISHHAVETDVDVDLREVYFLIMHFLSSGPCQRTFGQLFDELLAHQLLPRRYHACYSSNSVGNENDDGDGISLPLSYSKLVERYSHIEKDHLVKLLKQLIMFTASPGHGKVGDSAPNAADVPTLLGSDSFSLLNCDRRVENKRVKPLPAYMRWPHMQADQVRGLSLREIGGGFTKHRRAPSIRSACYAIAKPSTMFQRMQNMKKLRGHRDSVYCAIFDRTGRYVITGSDDRLVKIWSMETAYCLTSCRGHEGDITDLAVSSNNLLVASASNDFVIRVWRIPDGAQISVLRGHTGSVTAIAFSPRPTSVYQLLSSSDDGTCRIWDVRSSQCSPLIYLPNPSAAIGKSNGSSIHGSLFSNGLQSHQILCCAYNANGTFFVTGSSDTYARVWSACKLNVEDSEQPIHELDLLSGHENDVNYVQFSGCAVPTRSSTSDIVKENIPKFKNSWFCHDNIVTCSRDGSAIIWIPRSRRSHGKIGRWVRAYHLRVPPPPLPPQPLRGGPRQRLLPTPRGVNMIIWSLDNHFVLAAIMDCRICVWNAVDGSLVHSLTGHTQSSYVLDVHPFNPRIAMSAGYDGKTIVWDIWEGSPIRTYEVGPYKLVDGKFSPDGTSIVLSDEVGQIYLLNTGQGESQKDAKYDQFFLGDYRPLIRDSSGNVLDQETQLPPHRRNIQDPLCDSSLIPYPEPYQTMYQNRRLGALGLEWHPSSINLVVGQDISLGQDYLMPPLEDLDRIFEPLPQFIEPMYWEPENEAVSDDPDSEYNVAEECFSEGERDSLGSHYSSEPERSADDSDPVAGNKDGLRKSRRRNHATGMEMTSGGCVRKRNSDEYDGSLSGSNRVKKSKSWRKASKRKSSTKSLRPQRVAARNALSMFSKMNERSTDGDDVDDSEDDSSDSDLVLQDSGSWKLDRNFEHLKDTRKDQPSLVGSEDIVRTSEVSELQLNSGSRKRLVVKFTRPKKPVPSEEGRPISGKEADSTNPSFQEHTEEHMVGISSKYAELSSSNGMDDQPCQNHKGVYTAEGRHPDRAEDCAVECAGEKGKKIGWREVRICTSKSSLLEGGMPSDAYTENFDTQKESSRDVNRDDKQFGSDALQEATVVEIRKPSPDTESSPLIDCKQKADTSTTSPLIDHKLKGKADASTASGTENLKENALPKLKFIIKTKSTSHDSRSLSNVITAVDEQHNDRRYDVMSGSHSCMVHDHTLTESEKGSGRSSFQHSLQADSKLKIGNVVQEKEKAHVARTDPLGFYGIIGEETSSLAHYHHSGTDLSEASSDILRRTRSMTMKATSQGPNSNCSFKMREMHGFVGSSKNEGRFSKKACDQQWVSGSKGAVRLRSSRNKQGDPGILTGKESESNHAIRKLSWLMLSKQEGGYSYIPQLGDEVAYLRQGHQGCIRMIGLPDVGPWTKGNVRAVEICKVKKLSYATLPGSGDCCCKITLKFVDPSSDFFGQTFELTLPDLISSPDFVVEKTWFDDSCSRNWANGDKCWVWWRSNENGEGGSWWEGKIISSSAMSDKFPNSPWERYCVQYEGDDEFHLHCPWELHDSVIPLDHAHIDFGNRDKLLDLFAKLEQSVTRHQDCYGFQKLNDAAQKVDFLNRFAVPLYPEIIELRLKNNYYRRVEALKQDIAVMLSNAELYFAKSAQLSAKVKHLKDWFTRKLSRF